A stretch of DNA from Francisella uliginis:
CATTGGCAAAAGTTAGCTGTACAGATAAGCATTTAACCAAATCATTTTGAGCTGCTGCAGTGATTGCATTTGCACCGCCATATGAAGTTCCCCATAGTCCAATTTTACTAGAGTCAACAAAACTTAAGTTAGCAACATAGTCGATAGCAGAGTTGATATCTTCTATTTGTAATTTTGGAACTAATCTGCCTCTTTCACCTTCACTTTCACCAAATCCTCTATAATCAAAGTTAAGAACTATATATCCAGCTTTTGCAAAAGCTTCAGCATATGCCGGAAGTAGTACTTCTTTAAAACCAGCAAAACCATGACATAATACTATTGCAGGGTATTTGCTACTTTCGCTAAAGTTTTCAGGTTTATATAGCAAAGCTGCGATATTTGAACTATGAGATGTAAAGTTTACTTTTTCCATATTTCTTATCTATTAATTTAGGTTTTTGTATTTAATTTATTCTATCAGAAATTAACAATATGTATTTAGATTAATAAATATTATTTTAATTTATTTTGAAAAAACAGTTTTAAAATTTACATGATTCTTATAAATTATGAGTATATGCTGAAATAACCTTGTTTAAGAGGTAGAAATATAATTATTTATATTTATTTAAGAGCAAAAATAAATATTTTTAGATTATTTCACAGGTATCATAATCTCATTAGTACGTAAGAATGGAATGGTCCAAGGAGGATTATAGCCTGCAGCTTCTGCTTGACCAATAGCTTGATAGTTATTAGATTTTATCCATGTTTTAAGTTTGCTAGTGTTAGAATCTATAGAATCCTTATCCAAGAAACCACTAAATGTAATTACGGCCATTTTTGTTTCTGGTTTTTCAACAAGTTTTACTCTGTCGTTGGTTGGTTTTGGTGCGTTTTCTAGAGTATATTTAGCTGGTAGTACAAAAGCTATAGTCCAATTCTTATCATCACCTTTTATCATTACAGGAGCGGTCATTTGTATTTTTTCTGATGATTGTTCTATTTTAACAGGGGCAGTCATTTGAATATTCTGCTTAGCAATATTTGCACCAGTTATATATTTAAATAGATAGCCAAAACCTTTATTTACAGCTGATTTGTAATTTGATTCTTGAACTGTAACTTGAGCTTCTGTAAGAGGTGCATAAACTCTAACTGAGAAATTATTGTCTTTTTTAATATTTGTGTATTTTGCTTGAGGAGTGTCATTTATCCCTAAAACACTACAAGATGATAACGCTAGAGCTGAGACTACTGAAAGAGATTTTTTTAACATATCTTGTACTCCTTATTTGCTGTAAAAGATATTTATATTAATAATTATAAACCACAATATATGTATAAAAGTGTTAAAATTTCGTAAGGTTTACTTTAGTGATAACAGAGTGAAATTTAGAATATCATGAGGTTTAATATATGGATAAATTGATAAAAGTATTAATATTATTTTTCGCAATGCTAAGTTTTTGTTTTGCTGGGATAAATAAACCACTTAATCTTTTGGTTCAAAGAGCAGCATTAATCCAAGGAGTTGGGGTATGTAAAGCAAAGCTTAAGAGCCCAATTTATGATGCTAATCAAGAGGTACGTGTGTTACA
This window harbors:
- a CDS encoding SOUL family heme-binding protein is translated as MLKKSLSVVSALALSSCSVLGINDTPQAKYTNIKKDNNFSVRVYAPLTEAQVTVQESNYKSAVNKGFGYLFKYITGANIAKQNIQMTAPVKIEQSSEKIQMTAPVMIKGDDKNWTIAFVLPAKYTLENAPKPTNDRVKLVEKPETKMAVITFSGFLDKDSIDSNTSKLKTWIKSNNYQAIGQAEAAGYNPPWTIPFLRTNEIMIPVK